From Nicotiana tabacum cultivar K326 chromosome 15, ASM71507v2, whole genome shotgun sequence, the proteins below share one genomic window:
- the LOC142169703 gene encoding uncharacterized protein LOC142169703 — protein sequence MELWAEYDAMVPPPGCDCAKFKDYIEHFYQQRLLQFLSGLNDSYDQARRQILLKVTVPTFNQAYAMIVEDESQHSVGLNMSAEKADPMAMQMNRGQGYKGKRNVAYGNGNAVGQSGYRGPATYGGQPRNGRQPFAAVNMPPATWKIRHKHNTSLNGLTNDEWIVDSGSSHHVVSNKDLSEPGHFSQLHTSDKLHLPTGSKELYCGRVKGIGREKGGLYIFKKGLGSKEDTGHRIMAIAYKEDCNLWHKRLGHPSLLAMKYMKIPNDSADQEPDAVEHEYFIEDYAGGQNITSAEQELSPTNEQQLMTDTDTDPSVEELQVEDGEVMTSDQTTILKKSARTSKQPIG from the exons ATGGAGTTGTGGGCTGAGTATGATGCAATGGTACCTCCACCCGGTTGTGATTGTGCTAAATTCAAAGATTACATTGAACACTTCTACCAACAGAGGTTACTGCAGTTTCTTAGTGGTTTAAATGATTCATACGACCAAGCTAGAAGGCAAATTTTGTTGAAAGTTACTGTGCCCACATTTAATCAAGCTTATGCCATGATAGTTGAGGATGAAAGCCAACACTCTGTGGGTTTGAATATGTCTGCTGAGAAAGCAGATCCAATGGCTATGCAGATGAATCGTGGACAGGGTTATAAAGGCAAGAG AAATGTTGCTTATGGAAATGGAAATGCTGTAGGTCAATCTGGGTATAGAGGTCCAGCTACATATGGAGGACAACCTAGGAATGGTAGACAGCCATTTGCTGCTGTGAATATGCCTCCAGCAACATGGAAAATTAGACATAAGCACAACACATCCTTGAATGG GTTAACCAATGATGAATGGATTGTTGATTCAGGATCATCACATCATGTAGTATCAAACAAAGATCTATCAGAACCAGGTCACTTCTCACAGTTACACACAAGTGACAAACTACACTTACCTACAGGATCTAAG GAGCTTTACTGTGGCAGGGTGAAGGGAATTGGTAGAGAAAAAGGTGGTCTTTACATCTTCAAGAAGGGACTTGGTAGTAAAGAAGACACAGGACATAGAATAATGGCAATAGCCTACAAAGAGGACTGCAACTTGTGGCATAAGAGGCTGGGTCACCCTTCCTTGTTAGCAATGAAGTATATGAAAATT CCCAATGACAGTGCTGATCAAGAACCTGATGCTGTAGAACATGAATATTTCATTGAAGATTATGCTGGAGGGCAGAATATCACTAGTGCAGAACAAGAACTCTCACCTACTAATGAACAACAGCTGATGACAGATACAGATACTGATCCATCCGTTGAGGAGTTGCAGGTTGAGGATGGTGAAGTAATGACATCTGATCAAACTACAATCCTCAAGAAGTCTGCAAGAACAAGCAAGCAACCCATTGGATAA